The following are encoded in a window of Sphaerisporangium siamense genomic DNA:
- a CDS encoding decaprenyl-phosphate phosphoribosyltransferase → MGATQIGRKTTGPSLTSGLLRTARPRQWPKNLLVAAAPVAAGAHDGTTLAATGVALAVFCLAAPAVYFLNDVLDAGRDRLHPVRRLRPIAAGTVPEPVALASSAVLALAALALAAAWRLEAAGVIALYLLVNGLYCLKLKHVPIIELATVASGFLLRAVFGGVMAGLALSQWFLIVVGSAALFMVAGKRSSELATLGPKAASTRPGLAHYSPGYLRYVWQASGTVAMTTYCLWAFELPGRQLTVVPLALAFLRYGWHVDRGEAGEPETVVLKDRWLLGLALAWAVLFVVGTARV, encoded by the coding sequence GTGGGCGCGACGCAGATCGGAAGAAAGACCACCGGACCCTCCCTCACGTCCGGTCTGCTGCGCACCGCCCGTCCGCGGCAGTGGCCCAAGAACCTGCTGGTCGCCGCCGCCCCCGTCGCGGCCGGCGCCCACGACGGGACGACGCTCGCGGCCACCGGCGTGGCGCTGGCCGTCTTCTGCCTGGCGGCGCCCGCGGTGTACTTCCTCAACGACGTGCTCGACGCCGGCCGGGACCGCCTGCACCCGGTCAGGCGATTACGCCCGATCGCCGCCGGGACGGTGCCCGAGCCGGTCGCGCTCGCCTCCTCCGCCGTCCTCGCGCTCGCCGCCCTGGCCCTCGCCGCCGCCTGGCGCCTGGAGGCCGCCGGGGTGATCGCCCTCTACTTGCTGGTCAACGGGCTGTACTGCCTCAAGCTCAAACACGTCCCGATCATCGAGCTGGCCACCGTGGCGAGCGGATTCCTGCTGCGGGCCGTCTTCGGCGGGGTGATGGCGGGGCTGGCGCTGTCGCAGTGGTTCCTCATCGTGGTCGGGTCCGCCGCGCTGTTCATGGTGGCGGGCAAGCGCTCCTCGGAGCTGGCGACGCTCGGCCCCAAGGCCGCCTCGACCCGGCCGGGCCTCGCGCACTACTCCCCCGGTTACCTGCGGTACGTGTGGCAGGCGTCCGGGACGGTCGCGATGACCACCTACTGCCTGTGGGCGTTCGAACTCCCCGGCCGCCAGCTCACCGTCGTCCCCCTCGCCCTGGCGTTCCTCCGGTACGGCTGGCACGTGGACCGCGGCGAGGCCGGCGAACCGGAGACGGTCGTGCTCAAAGACCGATGGCTGCTCGGGCTGGCCCTCGCGTGGGCGGTCCTCTTCGTAGTGGGGACGGCGCGTGTCTGA
- a CDS encoding DUF2079 domain-containing protein yields the protein MSERMEETAAVTERREPAGAVRAATRDLVGRLRALPRPSPRARHVISLTAIVLAATAVYAQLGLVRFDLYRATSLDLTLFDQVVRGFSHFSAPTSPLRGFTLDKGMDFNQLGEHFSPILAVLAPLYWIYDGPETLIVAQAALFALAIPPLWVFTRRVLGTGPAYLVVVAYALSWPLARAMNFDFHEAAFAPLITAVMIERFSAGRHGHVLTAAAALLLVKEDMGLMVAGFGAYVVTRGRRLDGVTYIAAGVGYTLYARALMIPAVGGDPAMYWAYGQFGPDLPHAVLKAVTDPLNTLGTLISPQVKLDTWAFLLWPTLLLCLLSPLTLMAVPQLLERMLSDRLHWWITDFHHSAFTVVVLLCAGVDGAARLGRLLRRRKEVPERWTALIWATGVCLVAVTLVPRFPLDQLIRPEFYERKPDVAAAEQAVAAVPSGVLVEAVNHVGPHLSARTTTLLWTDKQPAAPWIVADTDRFAYPWGSVDRQRQRVEELMTLGYQVVFAREGYVVLHRPGTAPP from the coding sequence GTGTCTGAACGCATGGAAGAGACGGCGGCCGTCACCGAGCGCCGCGAACCGGCCGGCGCCGTGCGCGCGGCCACGCGAGACCTGGTGGGACGGCTGCGCGCCCTGCCGCGTCCCTCGCCGCGCGCCCGGCACGTCATCTCGCTGACCGCGATCGTCCTGGCCGCGACCGCCGTCTACGCGCAGCTCGGCCTGGTCAGGTTCGACCTGTACCGGGCGACCAGCCTGGACCTGACGCTCTTCGACCAGGTGGTGCGCGGCTTCTCGCACTTCAGCGCGCCGACGAGCCCGCTGCGGGGGTTCACCCTGGACAAGGGGATGGACTTCAACCAGCTCGGCGAGCACTTCTCCCCGATCCTCGCCGTCCTGGCCCCGCTGTACTGGATCTACGACGGCCCCGAGACGCTGATCGTCGCCCAGGCGGCGCTGTTCGCGCTGGCGATCCCGCCGCTGTGGGTGTTCACCCGGCGCGTGCTCGGCACCGGGCCCGCCTACCTCGTCGTCGTCGCCTACGCGCTCTCGTGGCCGCTGGCACGGGCGATGAACTTCGACTTCCACGAGGCGGCCTTCGCGCCGCTGATCACCGCCGTGATGATCGAGCGGTTCAGCGCGGGCAGGCACGGCCACGTCCTCACGGCGGCCGCGGCGTTGCTGCTGGTCAAAGAGGACATGGGACTCATGGTCGCCGGGTTCGGCGCCTACGTCGTGACACGGGGGCGGCGGCTCGACGGCGTCACCTACATCGCGGCCGGCGTGGGCTACACCCTGTACGCCCGGGCGCTGATGATCCCGGCCGTGGGCGGCGACCCGGCGATGTACTGGGCGTACGGCCAGTTCGGCCCGGACCTGCCGCACGCCGTGCTCAAGGCCGTGACCGACCCCCTCAACACCCTCGGCACGCTGATCAGCCCGCAGGTGAAGCTCGACACCTGGGCGTTCCTGCTGTGGCCGACGCTGCTGCTGTGCCTGCTCTCGCCGCTCACGCTGATGGCGGTGCCGCAGTTGCTGGAGCGCATGCTGTCCGACCGCCTGCACTGGTGGATCACCGACTTCCACCACAGCGCCTTCACCGTGGTCGTGCTGCTGTGCGCGGGCGTGGACGGCGCCGCGCGGCTCGGCCGCCTGCTGCGCCGCCGCAAGGAGGTCCCCGAGCGGTGGACGGCGCTGATCTGGGCGACGGGCGTCTGCCTGGTCGCGGTCACGCTCGTGCCCCGCTTCCCGCTCGACCAGCTCATCCGGCCGGAGTTCTACGAGAGGAAACCGGACGTGGCCGCGGCGGAGCAGGCGGTGGCCGCGGTGCCGTCCGGCGTCCTCGTGGAGGCCGTGAACCACGTCGGGCCGCACCTGTCCGCCCGCACGACCACCCTGCTGTGGACCGACAAGCAGCCCGCGGCGCCCTGGATCGTCGCCGACACCGACCGCTTCGCCTACCCGTGGGGCTCGGTCGACCGGCAGCGGCAGCGGGTCGAGGAACTGATGACGCTCGGCTACCAGGTCGTCTTCGCGCGCGAGGGATACGTGGTGCTCCACCGCCCCGGGACGGCTCCACCGTGA
- a CDS encoding VOC family protein: MASLLNPYLNFPGTARQAMEFYESVFGGTLSVNTFGDFGAPDTELADKIMHSTLETRGGFTLMASDLPPDMEYTPGTNISVSLSGEDADELRDYWEKLSAGGLVTVPLERQMWGDEFGSCVDRFGIPWMVDITAPRT, translated from the coding sequence ATGGCCTCGCTTCTCAACCCGTACCTCAACTTTCCCGGCACCGCGCGGCAGGCCATGGAGTTCTACGAGAGCGTCTTCGGTGGCACGCTCTCGGTGAACACCTTCGGCGACTTCGGCGCCCCGGACACCGAACTGGCCGACAAGATCATGCACAGCACGCTCGAAACCCGCGGCGGCTTCACGCTGATGGCCTCCGACCTGCCGCCTGACATGGAATACACCCCCGGCACCAACATCTCGGTGAGCCTCAGCGGCGAGGACGCCGACGAACTGCGCGACTACTGGGAGAAGCTCTCCGCGGGCGGCCTGGTCACCGTCCCCCTGGAGAGGCAGATGTGGGGCGACGAGTTCGGGTCCTGCGTGGACCGGTTCGGCATCCCCTGGATGGTCGACATCACCGCGCCGCGTACCTGA
- a CDS encoding pyroglutamyl peptidase, producing MASATAPALAAETTGCADTSIPLTVEEQRLAGAVPQEILRRSGFDSAAPRFARALCGARSYRQAEQVITTHGQRLWQRAVDRAQGRGAPGGDLSRDDDRPLYWARLGLTGALRQWRPAFDLTDAGRATLLDRLERGSRGQEAIRFPAGKGVRRVLVTGFDPFTLDRDIRISNPSGANALALDGTTVRTDAGLVRIETAVFPVRWGDFARGAVERALRPHLPQVDLFTTVSQGRPGRFDVERFNGAWRGGFPDNENLSSTGPIPVSDPASQPHWTVTTLPYQAIVAAPTGRFPVYDNTQVTEIPAGATTPVVRPDGPTEGSSARSGSGGDYLSNEIAYRATLLRDRLHLNIPGGHVHTPVLQFGPDNTDPKTGTITDPDFLQNRHDIITQARAIILTAATQKRP from the coding sequence GTGGCGTCGGCCACGGCACCCGCGCTCGCCGCGGAGACCACGGGATGTGCGGACACGTCGATACCGCTCACCGTCGAGGAGCAGCGCCTCGCCGGCGCCGTACCGCAAGAGATCCTGCGGCGCTCCGGCTTCGACTCGGCGGCCCCCCGGTTCGCGCGTGCCCTGTGCGGGGCGAGGTCGTACCGCCAGGCGGAACAGGTCATCACCACGCATGGGCAGCGACTGTGGCAGCGCGCGGTCGACCGGGCGCAGGGACGCGGCGCGCCGGGCGGCGACCTGAGCCGGGACGACGACCGGCCGCTGTACTGGGCACGGCTCGGGTTGACCGGCGCGCTACGGCAGTGGCGGCCCGCGTTCGACCTCACCGACGCCGGACGCGCGACGCTGCTCGACCGCCTGGAGCGCGGCTCCCGCGGCCAGGAGGCCATCCGCTTCCCCGCCGGGAAGGGCGTGCGGCGGGTACTGGTCACCGGCTTCGACCCGTTCACCCTGGACCGGGACATCCGCATCAGCAACCCGTCCGGCGCCAACGCACTGGCGCTGGACGGCACGACCGTACGGACGGACGCGGGCCTCGTCAGGATCGAGACGGCCGTGTTCCCGGTCCGCTGGGGCGACTTCGCGCGCGGCGCGGTGGAACGGGCGCTGCGCCCGCACCTGCCGCAGGTGGACCTTTTCACCACCGTCAGCCAGGGCCGCCCCGGCCGCTTCGACGTCGAGCGCTTCAACGGAGCCTGGCGGGGAGGCTTCCCCGACAACGAGAACCTGTCCTCGACGGGGCCGATCCCGGTGTCCGACCCCGCCTCCCAGCCCCATTGGACGGTGACCACGCTCCCGTACCAGGCGATCGTGGCCGCTCCGACGGGCCGCTTCCCCGTGTACGACAACACCCAGGTGACCGAGATCCCGGCGGGCGCGACCACCCCCGTGGTACGTCCCGACGGCCCCACCGAGGGCTCCTCCGCCCGCAGCGGCAGCGGCGGCGACTACCTCTCCAACGAGATCGCCTACCGTGCGACCCTCCTCCGCGACCGCCTCCACCTGAACATCCCCGGCGGCCACGTCCACACCCCGGTCCTCCAGTTCGGCCCCGACAACACCGACCCGAAGACCGGCACGATCACCGACCCCGACTTCCTCCAGAACCGCCACGACATCATCACCCAAGCCCGCGCCATCATCCTCACCGCAGCCACACAAAAACGCCCATAG
- a CDS encoding NUDIX domain-containing protein, producing MGIAAHIARLRAVVGHELLLLPSVSVLPVDEDGRLLLVRHAGHDDGWGVLGGAIEPGESPAAAAVREAREEIGADIRLTRLLDTLGGPDYEVTYPNGDRAAYITTVYEAHITQGSPTPTDGELTELAWFPPQDLPALPLSNFARALLQATHHL from the coding sequence ATGGGTATAGCCGCGCACATAGCAAGGCTTCGGGCCGTCGTCGGCCATGAGCTGCTGCTCCTGCCATCGGTGTCGGTCCTGCCCGTCGATGAGGACGGCCGTTTGCTGCTGGTCCGCCACGCAGGCCACGACGACGGGTGGGGCGTCCTCGGCGGCGCCATCGAGCCAGGCGAGTCACCCGCCGCCGCAGCCGTCCGCGAGGCCCGCGAGGAGATCGGCGCCGACATCCGGCTGACACGCCTCCTGGACACCCTCGGCGGCCCCGACTACGAGGTCACCTACCCCAACGGCGACCGCGCCGCCTACATCACCACCGTCTACGAGGCCCACATCACCCAAGGCTCCCCCACCCCCACCGACGGCGAACTCACCGAACTCGCCTGGTTCCCCCCACAAGACCTCCCCGCCCTACCGCTGAGCAATTTCGCCCGCGCCCTACTCCAAGCAACCCACCACCTCTGA
- a CDS encoding Wadjet anti-phage system protein JetD domain-containing protein — protein sequence MTDLNELIAAYVAGQPTSRVRVDGLLRHVTAADPTLVGDPTARARLATVLTHLAEAGAVVLPKARSGWDDRTKPPLPLWVGKPTKTRPTRVTPTPRVWPQPLEAAAAIATRPDEHQLLDKIAKWLQNNPGAEPVPLEERSLEIFDDEKALGVEMTKRLFTTGTLTLELLACYPTPIPFPSQHIHGTGPTKLLVAENNATFHSLLQAARQLDPDVRPDLHIGWGCGNQFPTSITAVPLLDPAPTALYYVGDLDVAGLRIAVNAAATANAHRLPPLQPAVALYDWLLAHGAPRLDKSNIGVTDPSPLVAWIPEKLRETIADLVRKRQRIPQEALGLRVLRDNPDLLLRGVEAADDVRAGRHLPVPIVVDGAQSATAHR from the coding sequence ATGACCGACCTCAATGAGCTCATTGCCGCCTACGTCGCCGGGCAGCCGACCAGCCGTGTCCGGGTCGACGGCCTCCTACGGCACGTCACCGCAGCCGACCCGACGCTCGTCGGCGACCCGACAGCACGGGCACGGCTTGCCACCGTCCTGACCCACCTCGCCGAAGCGGGCGCCGTCGTGCTGCCGAAGGCACGCTCCGGCTGGGACGATCGAACGAAACCGCCCCTGCCGCTTTGGGTCGGCAAGCCGACGAAGACTCGTCCGACCCGCGTGACCCCGACGCCGCGCGTCTGGCCTCAACCGCTGGAAGCAGCCGCCGCAATCGCCACCCGACCGGACGAACACCAGCTCCTCGATAAGATCGCTAAATGGCTGCAGAACAACCCCGGCGCTGAGCCCGTTCCTCTCGAAGAACGCTCGCTGGAAATCTTCGACGATGAGAAGGCACTCGGCGTGGAGATGACCAAACGGCTGTTCACCACGGGCACGCTGACTCTCGAACTCCTGGCGTGCTATCCGACTCCCATCCCCTTCCCCTCCCAGCACATTCATGGAACGGGTCCGACAAAGCTGCTGGTGGCGGAGAACAACGCGACGTTCCATTCGCTTTTACAGGCCGCCCGGCAACTCGACCCCGATGTTCGCCCGGACCTGCACATCGGATGGGGCTGCGGCAATCAGTTCCCCACCTCCATCACCGCCGTACCCCTGCTCGACCCCGCGCCGACCGCCCTGTACTACGTAGGTGACCTCGACGTCGCTGGACTGCGCATCGCCGTCAATGCTGCCGCGACGGCGAACGCTCACCGGCTGCCGCCACTTCAACCGGCGGTTGCTCTGTATGACTGGCTGCTCGCTCACGGCGCTCCTCGCCTGGACAAGTCGAACATCGGTGTTACGGATCCCAGCCCGCTCGTCGCGTGGATACCGGAGAAGTTGCGCGAGACGATCGCGGATCTTGTCCGTAAGCGGCAGCGCATCCCTCAAGAGGCTCTTGGCCTCCGCGTCCTACGTGACAATCCGGATCTGCTTCTTCGAGGCGTCGAAGCGGCCGACGATGTCCGTGCCGGGCGCCACCTGCCTGTACCGATTGTGGTTGACGGGGCACAGTCGGCGACGGCCCATCGGTGA
- a CDS encoding NUDIX domain-containing protein, translating to MSDSASYLAFVASVPRLRAAAGALLRDHEGRVLVVHPVYKDDWDIPGGIVEAGESPVSALLRELQEELGIAPLVGGLACVDWVPPAPPWDAGLMFVFNAGVLTDSQIATLRLQPEELDEYAFVRPADLDKLLLPGLARRMNAAISAADAGRTAYLEDGLRRLRP from the coding sequence ATGAGCGACTCCGCGTCATACCTGGCCTTTGTTGCCTCCGTACCGCGCCTTCGTGCCGCGGCAGGCGCATTGCTCCGAGACCACGAGGGGCGGGTGCTTGTCGTGCACCCGGTCTACAAGGACGACTGGGACATCCCCGGCGGAATCGTCGAGGCGGGAGAGTCCCCCGTCAGTGCCTTGCTCCGTGAATTGCAGGAGGAGTTGGGCATCGCGCCGCTGGTGGGTGGGCTCGCATGTGTCGACTGGGTGCCACCGGCACCGCCGTGGGACGCCGGGCTGATGTTCGTCTTCAACGCAGGCGTGCTCACCGATTCCCAAATCGCGACGCTACGTTTGCAGCCCGAGGAACTCGACGAGTATGCATTCGTTCGCCCCGCGGATCTGGACAAGCTCCTGCTGCCAGGTCTGGCGCGAAGGATGAACGCGGCGATCTCGGCGGCAGACGCCGGCCGCACCGCCTATCTGGAGGACGGCCTCCGCCGCCTGCGCCCGTAG
- a CDS encoding C40 family peptidase has protein sequence MAASVALRQLGKPYVWGGGSSAGATRGGFDCSGLALYAWSRAGVSLPHYTGSQFTRGAKIPLSRLRPGDLVFFGGATGAPTHVGVYLKNGIMIHAPKTGDVVRKVDFLHSPYYRSHYRGAIRPTP, from the coding sequence GTGGCGGCGTCAGTAGCGCTCCGGCAGCTTGGGAAGCCGTATGTCTGGGGAGGGGGATCGTCGGCGGGTGCGACACGCGGCGGCTTCGACTGCTCCGGCCTGGCCCTCTACGCCTGGTCCCGCGCGGGAGTCTCGCTCCCGCACTACACCGGCAGCCAGTTCACCCGAGGCGCCAAGATCCCCCTCTCCCGACTCCGCCCAGGCGACCTCGTCTTCTTCGGCGGAGCCACCGGTGCACCGACCCACGTCGGCGTCTACCTCAAGAACGGCATCATGATCCACGCCCCCAAGACCGGCGACGTAGTCCGCAAAGTCGACTTCCTCCACTCCCCGTACTACCGCTCCCACTACCGAGGCGCCATCCGCCCAACGCCATAG
- a CDS encoding response regulator transcription factor, with product MDELLGRVLIVDDDEVIRELIAVNLNLEGFQVETATDGQDCLDRVLAVQPDVITLDVMMPRLDGWMTATKLRADERTSHIKIMMITARAQEDDKKRGLAIGVDAYLTKPFDPAELIEIVRDLALSARTRSS from the coding sequence GTGGATGAGCTTCTGGGGCGCGTGCTGATCGTGGACGACGATGAGGTGATTCGGGAGCTCATCGCCGTGAACCTCAATCTGGAAGGGTTCCAGGTCGAGACGGCCACCGACGGGCAGGACTGTCTCGATCGGGTGCTTGCGGTCCAGCCGGACGTGATCACGTTGGACGTGATGATGCCGCGTCTCGACGGCTGGATGACGGCCACCAAGCTGCGCGCCGACGAGCGCACCAGCCATATCAAGATCATGATGATCACGGCCCGCGCCCAGGAGGACGACAAGAAGAGGGGCCTGGCCATCGGTGTCGACGCCTACCTCACCAAACCGTTCGATCCTGCGGAGCTCATCGAAATCGTGAGAGATCTGGCCCTGTCCGCCCGTACCCGGAGCTCATGA
- a CDS encoding helix-turn-helix transcriptional regulator has product MAWREAQNPLIGRSRELDRLSGVLESATDGRSGVAVIGGDAGIGKTRLVTEIMAHARARGFAVLVGQCAELGDALPYLPLADALRGASDDPGLAQAIDARPMLRRLVPGGSADPEPEAGSGLAQQQLFGSALAFLSEVSEARPVLFVLEDLHWADRSTRDLLVFLSRMLQRERVCLIGTYRTDDLHRRHPLRPLLAELRRLPSVTALALGPLGDGEMSDHLVALGGADAKVIGDIIDRAEGNPFYAEELLAAEGLPYGLAGLLLARVEKLSDPAQRVLRAAAVAGRRVDHALLLKVSGLDDPGLEEAMREIVSRGVLLPDGDGYAFRHALLQEAVYTDLLPGERTRLHGEFTRLLDGSPAELAYHYLAAHDLPGALAASVEAGRRAESLGAPAEAHRHYDQALALWHRVPDAERVAGISRVRLGLLSAAAAEESGDPHRAVNQMRELLATETPTAELWERLAYYLTDADEPAAAIDAAKSAVTLATSECTPFPIASPTGQETTIGRETTTGRPGAPPDLSSRPAAASPAAASPVGAPETTVGRLRAADSPETPPSSPLATTPAHATMSAVAVAAAPSASAGGDPRVHARALATYARTLLWSTRHDEVEELCGRALRVARAAGVHDAESSALISLATVADIDGDTERAERLLAEASAIRSGDLSIDLRAIFHHARVQYERGSLAAAEVTADRGVRLARETGLSWSVYGTDLSFLRLLIDYTGGDWKQAAAVAAGFAVRVGRLPEARLSGYALFIEVARGDPIVEERLAWLKPFWDDEFVAQIVRALVAEHALWNGDPRAAIDHIRVIIPMLEPFDPALIRICATGLWALADLGESGPEADDLLRRARTATTLGPGSGTRGPIGVEGQAWLARAEAEWRRAQGVADPVLWRVVVEAFDYGAVYELARSRWRLAEALLSTGDRESALTEWRQALTTATALGAAPLTHALTELGRRARFPTPSPPSDDLSVPADGDAPAPPAHSSGPASTLTAREQEVLALVATGLSNREIADRLFIAQKTASVHVSNILAKLGVSSRTQAAAYAHQEGLTT; this is encoded by the coding sequence GTGGCGTGGCGTGAGGCGCAGAATCCCCTGATCGGACGGTCGCGAGAGCTCGACCGTCTGTCGGGCGTCCTCGAATCCGCCACCGACGGGCGGTCGGGCGTCGCCGTGATCGGCGGTGACGCCGGCATCGGCAAGACCCGTCTCGTCACCGAGATCATGGCCCACGCCCGCGCGCGGGGCTTCGCGGTCCTGGTCGGCCAGTGCGCCGAGCTGGGCGACGCGCTGCCGTACCTGCCGCTCGCCGACGCGCTGCGCGGCGCCAGCGACGACCCGGGCCTCGCCCAGGCGATCGACGCCAGGCCCATGCTCCGCAGGCTCGTGCCCGGCGGCTCTGCCGACCCCGAGCCCGAGGCGGGCTCCGGCCTGGCCCAGCAGCAGCTCTTCGGCTCCGCGCTGGCCTTCCTCTCCGAGGTCTCCGAGGCTAGACCCGTCCTGTTCGTGCTCGAAGACCTCCACTGGGCGGACAGATCCACCCGCGACCTGCTGGTGTTCCTCAGCCGCATGCTCCAGCGCGAGCGCGTCTGCCTCATCGGCACCTACCGCACGGACGACCTGCACCGGCGGCATCCGCTCCGGCCCCTGCTCGCCGAGCTGCGACGGCTTCCCTCCGTCACCGCCCTGGCGCTCGGGCCGCTCGGCGACGGCGAGATGTCCGACCACCTCGTGGCCCTCGGCGGCGCCGACGCCAAGGTGATCGGCGACATCATCGACCGCGCCGAGGGCAACCCGTTCTACGCCGAGGAACTGCTCGCCGCGGAGGGGCTGCCGTACGGCCTGGCGGGCCTGCTGCTCGCCCGGGTCGAGAAGCTGTCCGACCCCGCGCAGCGGGTGCTGCGCGCCGCCGCCGTCGCGGGCCGCCGCGTCGACCACGCCCTTCTCCTGAAGGTGTCGGGCCTGGACGACCCCGGGCTCGAAGAGGCCATGCGTGAGATCGTCTCCCGCGGCGTGCTCCTGCCCGACGGCGACGGGTACGCCTTCCGGCACGCTCTCCTCCAGGAGGCCGTCTACACTGACCTGCTGCCGGGCGAGCGCACCCGGCTGCACGGCGAGTTCACCCGCCTGCTGGACGGATCCCCGGCCGAGCTCGCCTACCACTACCTCGCGGCCCACGATCTGCCCGGCGCCCTCGCCGCCTCCGTCGAGGCCGGCCGCCGCGCCGAGAGCCTGGGCGCCCCCGCCGAGGCCCACAGACACTACGACCAGGCGCTCGCCCTGTGGCACCGCGTCCCGGACGCCGAGCGCGTCGCCGGCATCTCCCGCGTACGGCTGGGGCTGCTGTCGGCCGCCGCGGCCGAAGAGAGCGGCGACCCGCACCGCGCGGTCAACCAGATGCGCGAGCTGCTCGCGACCGAGACCCCGACCGCCGAGCTGTGGGAACGCCTGGCCTACTACCTGACCGACGCCGACGAGCCCGCCGCCGCCATAGACGCCGCCAAGTCCGCCGTCACCCTCGCCACCTCAGAATGCACCCCCTTCCCCATAGCCTCTCCCACCGGGCAAGAGACGACCATTGGCCGAGAGACGACCACCGGGCGACCCGGTGCTCCACCCGACCTGTCCTCCCGTCCCGCCGCCGCTTCGCCCGCCGCCGCTTCGCCTGTCGGCGCGCCGGAGACCACGGTCGGCCGACTCCGAGCGGCGGATTCACCCGAAACGCCGCCCTCATCTCCCCTTGCCACCACTCCTGCCCACGCCACGATGTCCGCCGTCGCCGTCGCCGCCGCCCCGTCCGCCTCTGCCGGGGGTGACCCTCGCGTGCACGCCAGGGCGCTGGCCACCTACGCGCGCACCCTGCTGTGGTCCACGCGGCACGACGAGGTCGAAGAGCTCTGCGGGCGCGCCCTGCGGGTGGCGCGTGCGGCAGGGGTCCACGACGCCGAGTCCAGCGCGCTCATCAGCCTCGCCACGGTCGCCGACATCGACGGCGACACCGAGCGCGCCGAGCGGCTCCTCGCCGAGGCGAGCGCCATCCGCTCCGGCGACCTGTCCATAGACCTGCGCGCCATCTTCCACCACGCCCGGGTGCAGTACGAGCGCGGCAGCCTCGCCGCCGCCGAGGTCACCGCCGACCGCGGCGTGCGGCTCGCCCGCGAGACCGGTCTCTCCTGGAGCGTGTACGGCACCGATCTCAGCTTCCTGCGCCTGCTCATCGACTACACGGGCGGCGACTGGAAGCAGGCCGCCGCCGTCGCGGCCGGTTTCGCGGTGCGCGTCGGCAGGCTGCCCGAGGCCCGTCTGTCGGGGTATGCCTTGTTCATCGAGGTGGCGCGCGGCGACCCGATCGTCGAGGAGCGCCTCGCCTGGCTGAAGCCCTTCTGGGACGACGAGTTCGTCGCCCAGATCGTCCGGGCGCTCGTGGCCGAGCACGCCCTCTGGAACGGCGACCCCCGGGCCGCGATCGACCACATCCGCGTGATCATCCCGATGCTGGAGCCCTTCGACCCCGCCCTAATCCGCATCTGCGCCACCGGCCTGTGGGCCCTGGCGGATCTCGGCGAGAGCGGCCCCGAAGCCGACGACCTGCTACGACGCGCCCGCACCGCGACCACTCTCGGCCCCGGCTCCGGCACCCGCGGCCCCATCGGCGTCGAAGGGCAGGCATGGCTGGCTCGCGCCGAGGCCGAATGGCGGCGCGCCCAGGGCGTCGCCGACCCCGTCCTGTGGCGGGTCGTGGTCGAGGCGTTCGACTACGGGGCCGTCTACGAGCTGGCCCGCTCCCGCTGGCGGCTCGCCGAGGCCCTGCTGTCCACCGGCGACCGCGAATCGGCGCTCACCGAATGGCGGCAGGCCCTGACCACCGCCACCGCGCTCGGCGCCGCGCCACTCACCCACGCCCTCACCGAACTCGGCCGCCGGGCCCGCTTCCCCACGCCGTCCCCGCCGTCCGACGACCTCTCAGTCCCGGCCGACGGCGACGCCCCCGCTCCGCCGGCCCACTCCTCCGGCCCTGCGAGCACGCTGACCGCCCGCGAGCAGGAAGTCCTCGCCCTCGTCGCCACCGGCCTGTCCAACCGCGAGATCGCCGACCGCCTCTTCATCGCCCAGAAGACCGCAAGCGTCCACGTCTCGAACATCCTCGCCAAACTAGGCGTCTCCTCCCGCACCCAAGCCGCCGCCTACGCCCACCAAGAGGGCCTGACCACCTGA
- a CDS encoding LysE family translocator, producing the protein MIAPSTLVVFSLAALALVAVPGPNALYITARGIAQGRAAAIASAVGVETGTLVHIAAASAGLSYLIARSAAAFTAVKWAGVAYLVYLGVRTLADRGHQAGQAATPQPLPRVFLEGVVVNVLNPKVILFFLAFLPQFVDPAAGSPALQIIVLGLTLLAFGIVTDLVYAVGASMLSRAMRRRSGLLRYISGFVYLGLGVATALTGGARSH; encoded by the coding sequence ATGATCGCCCCCTCGACCCTGGTCGTCTTCTCCCTGGCCGCGCTCGCGCTCGTGGCCGTCCCTGGTCCGAACGCGCTCTACATCACCGCCCGGGGCATCGCCCAGGGGCGTGCGGCGGCCATCGCCTCGGCGGTCGGCGTCGAGACCGGCACGCTGGTGCACATCGCCGCCGCCTCGGCGGGCCTCTCCTACCTGATCGCCCGGTCGGCCGCCGCCTTCACCGCCGTGAAGTGGGCCGGGGTCGCCTACCTTGTCTACCTCGGCGTCCGCACGCTGGCCGACCGGGGACACCAGGCCGGGCAGGCCGCCACGCCCCAGCCTCTCCCCCGCGTGTTCCTGGAGGGCGTCGTCGTCAACGTGCTGAACCCCAAGGTGATCCTGTTCTTCCTCGCCTTCCTGCCGCAGTTCGTCGACCCCGCCGCCGGCTCCCCCGCGTTGCAGATCATCGTGCTGGGCCTGACCCTGCTGGCGTTCGGCATCGTCACCGACCTGGTGTACGCCGTGGGCGCGAGCATGCTGAGCCGGGCCATGCGCCGCCGGAGCGGCCTGCTCAGATACATCAGCGGATTCGTCTACCTCGGCCTCGGCGTCGCCACCGCCCTGACCGGCGGCGCCCGCTCCCACTGA